A region from the Candidatus Gracilibacteria bacterium genome encodes:
- a CDS encoding methyltransferase domain-containing protein — translation MVERFLDALRCPCCKGKLKLTCVNARRNESILEGELKCSSCSKTYPVENGIPRFVPKENYAHSFGWQWNLFPETQLDSRNGTKISEDRFFGQTQWSRQLKGEKILEAGCGMGRFTEIALSTGADCYSLDYSNAVDAAQKNMNFNPNHCLVQASIYEVPFPEKYFDKIFCFGVLQHTPSPEKSFKSLIPYLKPGGCLVIDAYAAPISWFHPRQFLRPFTKRINSEKLYKRIQKAAPFLLKISNAVASIPKVGSILRHGVPIANYKGRYPLTEKQVLEWAILDTFDWLSPQYEQPQLKKSIERWFKESGFKEVFIERNVGIYIARATL, via the coding sequence ATGGTGGAGCGATTCCTTGATGCCTTGCGGTGCCCTTGTTGTAAAGGAAAACTTAAATTGACGTGCGTTAACGCCCGGAGAAATGAGTCTATTTTAGAAGGAGAACTTAAGTGTTCTTCTTGCTCGAAAACGTATCCCGTTGAAAACGGAATTCCTCGATTTGTCCCCAAGGAAAATTACGCTCACTCGTTTGGTTGGCAATGGAATCTTTTTCCCGAAACGCAATTGGATTCCAGGAATGGAACAAAAATTTCCGAAGATCGATTTTTTGGGCAAACGCAATGGTCTCGGCAATTGAAAGGAGAGAAAATCTTAGAAGCCGGGTGCGGGATGGGGCGCTTTACGGAAATTGCGCTTTCTACGGGAGCGGATTGTTATTCTTTGGACTATTCCAATGCAGTGGATGCGGCTCAAAAAAACATGAATTTTAACCCCAATCATTGTTTAGTTCAGGCTAGTATTTATGAAGTCCCATTTCCCGAGAAATATTTTGATAAAATTTTTTGCTTCGGGGTTTTACAACACACACCAAGCCCTGAAAAATCATTCAAGAGCTTAATCCCTTATTTAAAACCCGGCGGCTGTTTGGTGATTGATGCCTATGCGGCCCCGATCAGTTGGTTCCATCCTCGACAATTCTTAAGACCTTTTACAAAAAGAATAAACTCAGAGAAACTTTATAAAAGAATTCAAAAAGCGGCTCCCTTTTTATTGAAAATATCAAATGCCGTGGCTTCCATCCCAAAGGTGGGAAGTATTTTAAGGCACGGAGTGCCCATCGCCAATTACAAAGGACGTTATCCTTTAACGGAAAAACAAGTTTTGGAATGGGCGATTTTAGATACTTTCGACTGGCTTTCCCCTCAATATGAACAACCTCAATTGAAAAAGAGCATTGAACGATGGTTTAAAGAATCGGGGTTTAAAGAGGTTTTTATTGAACGCAATGTGGGAATTTATATTGCCCGAGCCACTTTATAA
- a CDS encoding glycosyltransferase family 2 protein, whose protein sequence is MPPFFSVIMPALDRAYCIKDSLRSVLNQKFSDFEIIVFDAGSRDGTAEVARSLNDPRIKVGTYPESKGVNFSRNRAIEMATGKWMVLLDSDDQLTPGAFDVMKKDIDSLKGQYPLIRYGTCEIKTGIQKSFFYKKQGGISYEGWMKGEKMWGEFLTVVHRKIFEKEMFHEDMRAFEGYFWLKVAQEHKVWIHNINLRLYDSRGENRLTKRFLRGEFIEERKYSYQKFLNTFGKDMERLNLQFYIHNLSVLSYLHFLTGDKKRGREILKGIIKHNPNIKAYGMYLCSFLGKWPFYLVGQVARRLY, encoded by the coding sequence ATGCCCCCCTTTTTTAGTGTCATCATGCCAGCATTGGATAGAGCTTATTGCATAAAAGATTCTCTTCGAAGCGTCCTCAATCAAAAATTTTCAGATTTTGAAATCATCGTTTTTGATGCCGGAAGTCGAGATGGGACCGCAGAAGTCGCTCGATCACTAAATGATCCACGAATTAAAGTAGGAACCTATCCGGAGAGCAAAGGAGTTAATTTTTCTAGAAATCGCGCGATAGAAATGGCCACCGGAAAATGGATGGTTCTTTTAGATAGCGACGATCAGCTAACGCCGGGAGCCTTTGATGTTATGAAAAAAGATATAGATTCTTTGAAAGGACAATATCCTCTTATTCGTTATGGGACGTGTGAAATTAAAACGGGAATTCAAAAATCCTTTTTTTATAAGAAACAAGGGGGAATTTCTTATGAGGGATGGATGAAGGGAGAAAAAATGTGGGGAGAATTTTTAACCGTGGTTCATCGTAAAATTTTTGAAAAAGAAATGTTTCATGAAGATATGCGTGCTTTCGAAGGTTATTTTTGGTTAAAAGTGGCCCAAGAACATAAAGTATGGATTCACAATATAAATTTAAGATTGTATGATTCCAGAGGGGAAAATCGACTTACGAAACGATTTTTAAGAGGGGAATTTATTGAGGAACGCAAATATTCTTATCAAAAATTTTTAAATACTTTTGGAAAAGATATGGAGAGGCTAAACCTTCAATTTTATATTCATAATTTAAGTGTGTTGAGTTATCTTCATTTTTTAACAGGAGATAAAAAGAGAGGAAGAGAGATTCTGAAAGGAATCATAAAACATAATCCAAACATAAAAGCCTATGGGATGTACCTATGTTCATTTTTGGGGAAATGGCCTTTTTATTTGGTCGGTCAAGTTGCACGTCGGCTGTATTAA
- the asnB gene encoding asparagine synthase (glutamine-hydrolyzing), which produces MCGIAGIVTLNPNLKLEESSLKRMVQALHHRGPDDSGIYMNPDSTAGLGSARLAILDLSPHGHMPMSNKNKTIWIVFNGEIYNFQENTDALMKKGYVFRSHSDTEVLLALYEEYGVDCLKYLRGMFSFAIWDEPKKRLFCARDRAGKKPFKYFFDGKRFVFASELKAIIQDPSIPRRTDFNAINHYLSYQCIPSPMTGFMDIHKLPPAHYLLLEKGQLKIQRYWQLDYREKLALSEEEWVERITHELDESVRLRLISDVPLGAFLSGGIDSSLVVALMSQHSPHPVKTFSIGFNEKKYNELKYARLVAQKFETEHHEFTVEPQVLDLFDELVYGYEEPYADSSALPTYCVSKLTRQFVTVALNGDGGDENFFGYPWFNVHKFSLYYKKVPSFLRKGFFTPLSGLFFKIFKTTLTERAYRFNQKFNDNLHRLYFEYRCFFNEDQKKSLFTKEFEQKLSGPSSTDLTETLFSQILASDPMDQALGFDFNSYLPDALLVKVDIASMMNTLECRSPFLDHHFLELTSQIPSSLNFKHFQKKYLLKKVAKQWLPPEIIYRKKQGFRVPIEHWFKDSLKDFVQETLLHGELIKRNIVKKDAIENLFRMQKTTKINLSNQIWALLTLDRWFSLFDLKD; this is translated from the coding sequence ATGTGCGGAATTGCCGGGATCGTCACACTCAATCCCAATCTAAAATTAGAAGAGTCTTCCTTAAAGCGAATGGTCCAAGCGCTCCATCATCGAGGCCCGGATGATTCCGGAATTTATATGAACCCCGATTCCACGGCTGGCTTGGGCTCGGCTCGTTTGGCAATTTTGGATTTAAGCCCTCATGGACATATGCCCATGAGCAATAAAAATAAAACCATTTGGATCGTTTTCAATGGAGAAATTTATAATTTTCAAGAAAACACCGATGCTCTCATGAAAAAAGGGTACGTTTTCAGATCTCATTCCGATACGGAGGTGCTTTTGGCTCTTTACGAAGAATATGGGGTGGATTGTTTAAAATATTTGCGAGGGATGTTTTCTTTTGCCATTTGGGATGAACCTAAAAAACGTCTTTTTTGCGCACGAGATCGGGCTGGCAAAAAACCTTTTAAATATTTTTTTGATGGTAAACGTTTTGTTTTTGCTTCCGAACTTAAAGCCATCATTCAAGATCCTTCGATCCCTCGGCGAACCGATTTTAATGCTATTAACCATTATCTCAGCTATCAATGCATTCCCTCTCCGATGACGGGGTTCATGGATATTCATAAACTTCCGCCCGCTCATTATCTTTTACTGGAAAAAGGCCAACTCAAAATTCAACGTTATTGGCAGTTGGATTATCGTGAAAAACTCGCGCTTTCGGAAGAAGAATGGGTGGAACGGATTACTCATGAATTGGATGAAAGTGTCCGTCTTCGCTTGATTAGTGATGTCCCCTTGGGCGCTTTTCTTTCTGGGGGGATTGATTCAAGTCTTGTGGTGGCGTTGATGAGCCAACATTCTCCCCACCCTGTTAAAACCTTTTCGATTGGATTTAATGAAAAAAAATATAATGAGTTAAAGTATGCGCGTTTGGTGGCTCAAAAATTCGAAACCGAGCATCATGAATTCACCGTAGAACCTCAGGTTTTAGATCTTTTCGATGAGCTCGTTTATGGCTATGAGGAACCTTATGCAGACTCTTCCGCTCTTCCCACTTATTGTGTTTCCAAGCTCACCCGTCAATTTGTTACTGTGGCTCTAAATGGAGACGGAGGAGATGAAAATTTCTTTGGATATCCCTGGTTCAATGTCCATAAATTTTCGCTTTATTATAAAAAAGTTCCTTCTTTTTTAAGGAAAGGTTTTTTTACGCCTCTTTCTGGTTTATTTTTTAAAATTTTTAAGACCACCCTTACAGAACGAGCGTATCGATTCAATCAAAAATTCAACGATAATTTACATCGCTTATATTTTGAATATCGTTGCTTTTTCAATGAAGACCAAAAAAAATCTCTTTTTACAAAAGAATTTGAACAAAAGCTTTCCGGGCCTAGCTCCACCGATCTTACAGAAACCCTTTTTAGTCAAATTTTGGCTTCAGACCCGATGGATCAAGCCTTAGGTTTTGATTTTAACTCCTATCTCCCCGATGCTTTGTTGGTAAAAGTGGATATTGCCTCCATGATGAATACCTTGGAGTGTCGTTCCCCTTTTTTAGATCATCATTTCCTCGAATTAACCTCCCAAATTCCTTCTTCTCTCAACTTTAAACATTTTCAAAAAAAATATCTTCTTAAAAAAGTGGCAAAACAATGGTTACCGCCCGAAATTATTTATCGTAAAAAACAAGGATTTAGGGTCCCCATAGAACATTGGTTTAAGGACTCCTTAAAAGATTTTGTTCAAGAAACGTTATTGCACGGAGAACTTATTAAACGAAATATCGTTAAAAAAGATGCCATTGAAAATTTATTTCGTATGCAAAAAACTACAAAAATTAATTTATCCAACCAAATTTGGGCTCTTTTGACCCTAGATCGATGGTTTTCACTTTTTGATCTTAAAGATTAA
- a CDS encoding glycosyltransferase, whose amino-acid sequence MKKIIFHLITHLELGGCEKMLSKTIPLFKKHTPIVICLRSEGVLSEGLRKNGVLVYHLNVKSFFDLKAIFAFRRLIHQYKPYVLVTYLPHADVFGRIWGKIFKIPVILKSIRSCLLPGWKFYLLCVFERCTSSWVDTYISVSETAKKSYIQRAKIPPSKIKVIPNGIDLKLFQNPVNIQKKRKALRIPSDAFILLYVAKLRIQEKNHFFLLKIFKTFLKDHPSSYLLLAGDGADRTLVENYIHLHHLKKNVLLLGDRNDVPELLKMTDVFLLPSFSEGMSNALLEAMATGCCIMASDIPANRELISSQEGFLLRLDSPQVWMDTLSMLYLNPLKKQEKQKAAQRKSFNFDIQKISQALDAFYSEF is encoded by the coding sequence ATGAAAAAAATTATCTTTCATCTCATTACACATCTGGAGCTCGGGGGGTGCGAAAAAATGCTCAGCAAAACCATTCCTCTTTTTAAAAAACATACTCCCATTGTTATTTGTCTGCGCTCTGAAGGAGTATTAAGTGAAGGTTTGAGAAAAAACGGGGTCCTTGTTTATCATTTAAATGTAAAAAGTTTTTTTGATCTCAAAGCTATTTTTGCATTTCGACGATTGATTCATCAATACAAACCCTATGTCTTAGTGACCTATCTTCCTCATGCGGATGTTTTTGGCCGAATCTGGGGGAAAATTTTTAAAATCCCCGTAATTCTTAAATCTATTCGATCTTGCCTTCTCCCTGGCTGGAAATTTTATTTGCTTTGTGTTTTTGAGCGATGCACTTCTTCTTGGGTGGACACCTATATTTCAGTTTCTGAAACTGCAAAAAAATCTTATATTCAACGCGCTAAAATTCCTCCTTCTAAAATTAAAGTCATCCCCAACGGAATAGACCTAAAACTCTTTCAAAATCCGGTTAATATTCAAAAAAAAAGGAAAGCCTTGAGGATTCCTTCCGATGCTTTCATTTTACTTTATGTGGCTAAATTGCGTATTCAAGAAAAAAATCATTTTTTCCTTTTAAAAATTTTTAAAACCTTTCTTAAAGATCATCCTTCTTCTTATTTACTTTTAGCGGGTGACGGTGCGGATCGTACTCTTGTCGAAAATTATATCCACCTTCATCATCTTAAAAAGAATGTTTTGCTTTTAGGAGACCGCAATGATGTCCCTGAGCTTCTTAAAATGACGGATGTATTTCTTTTGCCCAGTTTTTCCGAAGGGATGTCTAATGCTTTATTGGAGGCAATGGCGACGGGATGTTGTATAATGGCTTCCGATATCCCCGCCAATCGAGAGTTAATCAGCTCTCAAGAAGGATTTTTATTAAGGCTAGATTCTCCTCAAGTATGGATGGACACACTTTCTATGCTTTATCTTAATCCACTTAAAAAACAGGAAAAACAAAAAGCTGCACAACGAAAATCTTTTAATTTCGATATTCAAAAAATTTCGCAAGCCCTTGATGCTTTTTATTCTGAATTTTAG
- a CDS encoding glycosyltransferase family 2 protein — MKTISVVIPCYNEALNVPELHERLVSVFKQVQVLYQIIFVENGSKDNSKEILKDLARKDKNVIVPILSRNFGPQGAFTAGMNFATGDAVVLMDGDLQDPPEMIPQFIEKWEQGFPIVYGVRTKRKGSLFRRIGYKLFYRLFRKMSYLDIPLDAGEFGLLDQKVVKVMRSLPERDRYLRGLRAWTGFKHTGVSYHRPDRKYGETATGFFDNLHWAMLGLFSFSYVPLQWISWLAFIVVVLSGASGIFYIINYFLSPGSPQGFSTLIVGILFLGGIQLLCLSIIGQYLGRIFEEIKQRPIYVIDEILNSHSNSNS; from the coding sequence ATGAAAACCATTTCCGTCGTCATTCCTTGTTACAATGAAGCCTTAAATGTCCCAGAGCTCCATGAACGATTGGTTTCGGTTTTTAAACAAGTTCAAGTTCTTTATCAAATCATTTTTGTGGAGAATGGGAGTAAAGATAATTCAAAAGAAATTTTAAAAGATTTGGCCCGGAAAGATAAAAATGTGATAGTTCCGATTTTGTCACGAAACTTTGGGCCTCAGGGAGCCTTTACTGCAGGGATGAATTTTGCAACCGGAGATGCCGTGGTTCTTATGGATGGAGACCTGCAAGACCCTCCGGAAATGATTCCTCAATTCATTGAAAAATGGGAACAAGGGTTTCCGATCGTTTATGGAGTACGCACAAAACGTAAAGGAAGTTTATTCCGTCGGATCGGATACAAACTTTTTTATCGACTTTTCCGAAAAATGTCTTATTTGGATATCCCTTTGGACGCAGGAGAGTTTGGTCTTCTCGATCAAAAAGTGGTAAAAGTGATGCGTTCGCTTCCTGAGCGCGATCGGTATTTGCGAGGCCTGCGCGCTTGGACGGGGTTCAAGCACACCGGCGTTTCTTATCATCGACCGGATCGAAAATACGGGGAAACCGCCACCGGATTTTTTGACAATCTCCATTGGGCCATGTTGGGCCTTTTTTCTTTTTCCTACGTGCCCTTGCAATGGATTTCTTGGCTGGCGTTCATCGTGGTGGTGCTTTCTGGAGCCAGTGGTATTTTTTACATCATCAATTATTTTTTAAGCCCGGGAAGTCCTCAAGGATTTTCAACCCTGATTGTGGGGATTTTATTTTTAGGGGGAATTCAATTGCTTTGTCTGAGTATCATTGGTCAATATTTGGGTCGTATTTTTGAAGAAATTAAACAGCGTCCCATTTATGTGATCGATGAAATTCTCAATTCTCATTCAAATTCCAATTCATAG
- a CDS encoding DegT/DnrJ/EryC1/StrS family aminotransferase, producing MDFGMILTAGPSISQKEIDYVLDALQNGWNEKLSEYIDRFEQEFARFIGVKHAWTTSSGTGALHLALLGCGIGEGDEVIIPEVTFAACPNVVVYTGAKPVFADIEEDSWCLDPKSVLRRITPKTKAIMPVHMYGNVSDMDAINAIAKEHHLMVIEDACPSIGALYKGKRPGSLSHAAGFSFQGAKIMVTGQGGMMVTDDDEVFKRAQWLGSHGADGSIKFWHTAVGYKYYMSNIQAALGLAQLQRIDELVALKTQIFNWYKARLGNIEGLAMNTQPEKVTITYWMTSIVMKRDFGITRDELMGKMKERKIDTRPFFYPLSDFPHFEKTDNPMARQVAYNGINLPCGVNLTEEKVDYVCKVLRELLHI from the coding sequence ATGGATTTTGGCATGATTTTAACCGCCGGACCCTCTATTTCTCAAAAAGAGATCGATTATGTTTTGGATGCTCTTCAAAACGGATGGAATGAAAAACTGAGTGAATATATCGACCGATTTGAACAAGAATTTGCCCGCTTTATTGGGGTAAAACACGCATGGACCACTTCCAGTGGAACCGGAGCGCTTCATTTGGCTCTTTTGGGGTGCGGGATTGGAGAAGGAGATGAAGTGATTATTCCGGAAGTGACTTTTGCCGCCTGTCCCAATGTGGTGGTTTATACCGGAGCCAAACCTGTTTTTGCGGACATTGAAGAAGACAGCTGGTGCCTTGACCCAAAAAGCGTGCTCCGCCGAATCACACCCAAAACAAAAGCCATCATGCCGGTTCACATGTATGGCAATGTGTCGGACATGGATGCGATCAATGCGATTGCCAAAGAACACCATTTAATGGTGATTGAAGATGCTTGTCCTTCCATTGGAGCTCTCTATAAAGGCAAACGCCCCGGATCTTTGAGCCATGCCGCTGGTTTCAGTTTCCAAGGTGCCAAAATCATGGTCACAGGGCAGGGCGGAATGATGGTGACGGATGATGATGAAGTTTTTAAACGCGCTCAATGGCTGGGTTCGCATGGGGCTGATGGCTCGATAAAATTTTGGCATACTGCGGTTGGCTATAAATACTATATGTCCAATATCCAGGCGGCATTAGGATTGGCTCAACTGCAACGTATTGATGAATTGGTGGCTCTCAAAACCCAAATTTTCAATTGGTATAAAGCACGCTTAGGAAATATCGAGGGGCTTGCTATGAATACTCAACCTGAAAAAGTAACCATCACGTATTGGATGACCTCTATTGTTATGAAACGTGATTTTGGGATTACGCGCGATGAACTCATGGGGAAAATGAAAGAACGTAAAATTGATACTCGCCCTTTTTTCTATCCGTTGAGTGATTTCCCTCATTTTGAAAAAACCGATAATCCCATGGCTCGGCAAGTGGCTTATAACGGGATCAATCTCCCTTGTGGAGTGAATTTGACTGAGGAAAAAGTGGATTATGTATGTAAAGTTTTGCGCGAACTCCTTCATATTTAA
- a CDS encoding formyltransferase family protein, with amino-acid sequence MRIFLLANNWVGREVCRFLKENNESIVGLAIHPPEIQKFTDEIVEISGLSRDVIFEAPQLMEPSVFRKIQNLNADIGIAAYWGTILTPDFFNLFPNGCINFHSAYLPYNRGKNPNVWPFIEGTPGGACIHYIDKGIDSGDIIAREKIPIEPIDTAGTFDKKGYNVLLELFKKNWPLIKSGKNPRLSQKGLPSSFHLGKQVDTLDPIDLDKTYTGREFLNRLRARNYPGRTFSYFEENGKRVYIHLDLSYDSKRNSGLRRDVLFAIRLGMRPFYIKLASLKGVSIRRFMLLEENGMACIIKWGNVKHVASSDQTRLWEKPNWPNFIGKVSVIIQIKTKINLFEEPMGIIGASGLKIIKSKKAPFWILVVRMAFF; translated from the coding sequence ATGCGTATTTTTCTTCTTGCGAACAATTGGGTTGGACGTGAGGTCTGTCGATTTTTGAAAGAAAACAATGAATCCATTGTAGGCTTGGCGATTCATCCTCCGGAAATTCAAAAATTCACGGATGAAATTGTAGAAATCAGTGGCCTTTCGAGAGATGTTATTTTTGAAGCTCCTCAATTGATGGAACCTTCTGTTTTTAGAAAAATTCAAAACTTAAATGCCGATATTGGAATTGCGGCGTATTGGGGAACGATTTTAACCCCCGATTTTTTTAATCTTTTTCCGAACGGTTGTATTAATTTTCATTCGGCTTATCTCCCTTACAATCGCGGGAAAAATCCCAATGTATGGCCTTTTATTGAAGGGACTCCCGGAGGAGCCTGTATCCATTACATCGATAAAGGAATTGATAGTGGAGATATTATCGCCCGAGAAAAAATCCCCATCGAACCGATTGATACGGCCGGGACTTTTGATAAAAAGGGTTACAATGTTCTTCTGGAATTATTTAAAAAAAACTGGCCCCTTATTAAGTCAGGGAAAAATCCACGTCTTTCACAAAAAGGGTTGCCGAGCTCTTTTCATCTCGGGAAGCAAGTGGACACTTTGGATCCCATTGATCTCGATAAGACTTATACCGGTCGAGAATTTCTCAATCGACTTCGTGCCCGCAATTATCCAGGCCGCACGTTTTCTTATTTTGAAGAGAATGGAAAGCGAGTGTATATCCACTTAGATCTTTCTTACGATTCTAAACGCAATTCATGATTAAGACGCGATGTGCTATTTGCGATACGTTTGGGAATGCGACCCTTTTATATCAAGCTCGCTTCCCTCAAGGGGGTGTCGATTCGTCGGTTTATGCTCCTCGAAGAAAACGGGATGGCGTGCATTATCAAATGGTGAAATGTAAAACATGTGGCCTCGTCCGATCAGACCCGATTATGGGAAAAACCCAATTGGCCAAACTTTATTTGAAAAGTGTCTGTGATTATACAGATAAAGACGAAAATAAACCTCTTCGAAGAACCTATGGGTATTATTTGAGCCAGTGGATTAAAAATTATAAAGTCAAAAAAGGCTCCCTTTTGGATATTGGTTGTGCGAATGGCTTTTTTTTAG
- a CDS encoding transketolase translates to MKNEKLSIRACAIRKHILRMVSSGQSSHVGTALSCADILTVLYFSILNIDPKNPADPDRDRFILSKGHGCTAQYATLAERGFFNPKILETYYQNGGLLGHATCKMVPGMEVSTGSLGHGLGLGVGMAYAAHLDAKKYRVFVVMGDGECNEGSVWEAALAAPQWGLDNLVAIIDYNQLQGCGKTQEILNLEPFKAKWESFRWAVKEVDGHDTDALLKVFQKLPFEIGKPSLVIAHTTKGKGISFMENRVEWHYKSPNFEQQTQALKELSS, encoded by the coding sequence ATGAAGAATGAAAAACTCTCAATTCGAGCTTGTGCCATTCGAAAACATATTCTTCGAATGGTTTCTTCTGGGCAAAGTTCTCATGTGGGCACTGCCCTTTCTTGTGCGGACATTTTGACGGTTTTGTATTTTTCGATCTTAAATATTGACCCTAAAAACCCTGCAGACCCTGACCGTGATCGATTTATTTTAAGCAAAGGTCATGGGTGCACCGCTCAATATGCTACACTCGCTGAACGAGGATTTTTTAATCCTAAGATCCTAGAAACGTATTACCAAAATGGTGGTTTGTTGGGTCATGCCACCTGCAAAATGGTCCCAGGCATGGAAGTCAGCACCGGATCTTTGGGTCATGGATTGGGCCTAGGAGTGGGAATGGCTTATGCGGCCCACCTCGATGCAAAAAAATATCGTGTTTTTGTGGTGATGGGAGATGGAGAATGCAATGAAGGCAGTGTATGGGAAGCCGCCTTGGCTGCCCCTCAATGGGGCTTGGATAACTTAGTGGCAATAATTGACTACAATCAACTCCAGGGCTGTGGAAAGACCCAAGAAATCCTTAATCTTGAACCCTTTAAAGCCAAATGGGAATCTTTCCGTTGGGCCGTCAAGGAAGTGGATGGGCATGATACGGATGCCTTGTTGAAGGTTTTTCAAAAACTCCCTTTTGAAATAGGGAAACCCAGTCTTGTTATTGCTCATACGACAAAGGGAAAGGGAATTTCTTTTATGGAAAATCGGGTGGAATGGCATTACAAATCCCCCAATTTCGAACAACAAACGCAAGCTCTTAAAGAATTATCTTCCTAA
- a CDS encoding transketolase C-terminal domain-containing protein gives MRIFFTEELLKQAKQNSNIILLTADLGFSVFEEFAEALPNQYLNTGCSEANTVSMAAGLALSGKKVFIYSIVPFITMRCFEQIRVDVCMHQADVTLVGVGGGLAYGQLGPTHHAIEDIAILRALPNMKVVCPGDPMESRLATRALIQARGPAYLRLNKKNDPRVHPHEFHFEIGKAILLCEGKDVTLISTGSMLPRAIAVATLLEEKNIKTTVLSMPTVKPLDTGAIDRAIKTTSAIFTLEEHSVIGGLGGAVAEYLSESPIRPRVFHRFGIQDRFTRECGDPLYLHRIHGLTAEQITDSIVKLYH, from the coding sequence ATGCGTATTTTTTTTACCGAAGAGCTCTTAAAACAGGCCAAACAGAACTCGAATATCATCCTTTTGACCGCCGATCTTGGATTCTCGGTGTTTGAAGAATTTGCAGAGGCTTTACCTAATCAATATTTAAATACGGGATGTTCTGAGGCCAATACCGTGAGTATGGCCGCAGGCCTCGCTTTATCCGGGAAAAAGGTTTTTATTTACTCCATCGTCCCATTCATTACGATGCGATGTTTTGAACAGATTCGAGTGGATGTTTGCATGCACCAAGCGGATGTGACTCTCGTTGGAGTGGGAGGAGGGCTTGCGTATGGTCAACTGGGGCCCACCCATCATGCGATTGAGGATATTGCGATTCTACGTGCGCTTCCGAATATGAAAGTGGTCTGTCCCGGAGATCCAATGGAAAGTCGTTTGGCCACCCGGGCCTTAATTCAAGCCCGTGGACCTGCGTATCTTCGTCTCAATAAGAAAAATGATCCTCGTGTCCATCCCCATGAATTCCATTTTGAAATCGGTAAAGCCATCCTTCTTTGTGAAGGCAAAGACGTTACTTTAATCTCAACGGGGTCCATGCTCCCTCGGGCAATTGCGGTCGCCACTCTTTTAGAAGAAAAAAATATTAAAACGACGGTTCTTAGCATGCCCACGGTAAAGCCTCTCGATACGGGAGCGATTGATCGAGCGATCAAAACTACTTCTGCCATTTTTACACTGGAAGAACACAGCGTAATTGGAGGGTTGGGAGGAGCGGTTGCGGAATACCTCAGCGAATCGCCTATTCGGCCTCGGGTGTTTCATCGTTTCGGGATTCAAGATCGATTCACACGAGAGTGCGGAGATCCTTTATATTTGCATCGAATTCATGGACTCACTGCAGAACAAATCACCGATTCAATTGTGAAATTATATCATTAA